A region of the Gammaproteobacteria bacterium genome:
GATTCGGGCAAGGAGTGTGGCTGCCTCGGTTGGGGTGTCAATACCCCGAATCCTGAATCCCGGTTGCTGAATCCCGGTTGCTGAATCCCGAATCCCGAGCCCCGAATCATTCAAAATACAGCTTCACTTCGTCGATCGCGCGCTGCCAGAGGGAGCCCTCATCGACGGCCTGCAGGGCCAGCAGGGGTGGATCCAGCAGCAGTTCGTCGCCGAGCCGCACCTGCACGCTTCCCAGCGTGGTACCAGTCTCGACCGGTGCCATGATCCGGCTGTGCATCTGCACGCCGGCCTTGAGCTGGGCGTACCGGCCGCGCGGTATGGTCACGTACAGCGGCGCCTGCAGACCGAGCGGGACGGTCTCCTGTGCGCCCTTCCAGACGCGCGCATCGACCAGGCTGGTGCCGGCGTCGTAGAGCTTGTGCGTCTCGAAGAAGCGGAAGCCGTAGTTCAGCAGCGCCTGGGTGGCGGAGGCGCGCGCCTCTTCGCCGTCGGCACCGAGCACTACCGTGATCAGGCGCATGCCCTCGCGCTGGGCCGAGGCCACCAGGCAGTAGCCGGCGGATGAGGTGTGGCCGGTCTTGACACCGTCGACGCTGGCGTCGCGCCACAGCAGCCGGTTGCGGTTGTGCTGGGTGATGCCGTTGAAGGTGAATTCCTTCTGCGAATACCAGGCATAGTATTCGGGGAATTCCGCAATCATGGCGCGCGTGAGTTTGACGATGTCACGCGCGGTCATGTAGTGCTCGGGATCGGGCAGGCCGCTGGCATTCACGAAATGGCTGCCGGTCATGCCGAGCGCGGCGGCATAGCGGTTCATGTAGGCGGCGAAGGTCTCCTCGCTGCCGGCGATGTGCTCGGCCAGCGCGACAGTTGCGTCGTTGCCGGACTGCACGATCATGCCGATCAGCAGATTCTCGATGGAGACCTGCTTGCCGACCTCGACGAACATCCGCGAGCCTTCCATGCGCCAGGC
Encoded here:
- a CDS encoding D-alanyl-D-alanine carboxypeptidase → MKMPRIILLSLFTLLNLTLLPVLPAQSPDTPATAGALPVPKAPSVAARGYLLEDFHSGQVLAEANADERLEPASITKVMAGYAVFKELAAGKIQLSDMVTISEKAWRMEGSRMFVEVGKQVSIENLLIGMIVQSGNDATVALAEHIAGSEETFAAYMNRYAAALGMTGSHFVNASGLPDPEHYMTARDIVKLTRAMIAEFPEYYAWYSQKEFTFNGITQHNRNRLLWRDASVDGVKTGHTSSAGYCLVASAQREGMRLITVVLGADGEEARASATQALLNYGFRFFETHKLYDAGTSLVDARVWKGAQETVPLGLQAPLYVTIPRGRYAQLKAGVQMHSRIMAPVETGTTLGSVQVRLGDELLLDPPLLALQAVDEGSLWQRAIDEVKLYFE